One stretch of Pararhizobium qamdonense DNA includes these proteins:
- the ftsW gene encoding putative lipid II flippase FtsW codes for MVSRAERGPVADWFWTIDRFFLATFILLMGIGFMLSFAASPAVAERLNLDSFHFVKRHAAFLLPSLAVMIGISFMSPRQVRRTAMILLLASLAMMVLALFFGAEVKGSRRWISLAGLSVQPSEFMKPAFVVVCAWLFSEHARQPEIPGNLFAILLFGIVAALLVAQPDLGQTILTTAVWGGMFFMAGMPWLWIVVLGGSAVGGLVVAYTVLPHVAGRIDRFMTGEGDTFQVDTALQAIIRGDWFGQGPGEGIVKRIIPDSHTDFIFSVAAEEFGIVFCMVIVLIFAFLVMRGLSHAFRERNDFNRFAVAGLVLQIGIQSMINIGVNLQLLPAKGMTLPLISYGGSSMVAICVTAGFILALTRHRPEKRAVERSLFRSGMGVPAE; via the coding sequence ATGGTAAGCCGTGCCGAACGTGGCCCCGTGGCCGACTGGTTCTGGACGATCGACAGGTTCTTCCTGGCGACCTTCATTCTGTTGATGGGCATCGGCTTCATGTTGTCCTTCGCGGCAAGCCCGGCTGTGGCCGAGCGGCTCAATCTCGACAGCTTCCATTTCGTCAAGCGGCATGCGGCCTTCCTTTTGCCGTCGCTCGCCGTGATGATCGGCATTTCCTTCATGTCGCCGCGCCAGGTGCGCCGCACCGCGATGATCCTGCTTCTGGCGTCGCTCGCCATGATGGTTCTGGCGCTGTTTTTCGGAGCGGAGGTCAAGGGATCGCGGCGCTGGATCTCGCTTGCCGGATTGTCGGTGCAGCCGTCGGAATTCATGAAGCCGGCCTTCGTCGTCGTCTGTGCCTGGCTGTTTTCCGAACATGCCCGCCAACCGGAAATTCCCGGCAACCTGTTTGCCATCCTGCTGTTCGGCATTGTCGCCGCACTTCTGGTCGCCCAGCCCGACCTTGGCCAGACGATCCTCACCACCGCCGTCTGGGGCGGCATGTTCTTCATGGCCGGCATGCCGTGGCTGTGGATCGTGGTGCTTGGCGGCTCGGCTGTCGGCGGCCTGGTCGTTGCCTATACGGTGTTGCCGCACGTGGCCGGCCGTATCGACCGGTTCATGACCGGCGAGGGCGATACGTTTCAGGTGGATACGGCGCTGCAGGCGATCATCCGGGGCGACTGGTTCGGCCAGGGGCCGGGCGAGGGCATCGTCAAGCGGATCATTCCCGACAGCCATACCGACTTCATCTTCTCGGTTGCGGCCGAGGAATTCGGCATCGTCTTTTGCATGGTCATCGTACTGATCTTCGCGTTCCTCGTCATGCGCGGCCTCAGCCACGCTTTTCGCGAGCGCAATGATTTCAACCGTTTTGCCGTGGCTGGACTTGTCCTGCAGATCGGCATCCAGTCGATGATCAACATCGGCGTCAATCTGCAGTTGCTGCCGGCCAAGGGCATGACCCTGCCGTTGATCTCCTACGGCGGTTCGTCCATGGTGGCGATCTGCGTGACGGCGGGGTTCATCCTGGCGTTGACCCGCCATCGTCCGGAAAAGCGCGCTGTCGAGCGCAGCCTGTTTCGCTCCGGCATGGGCGTTCCGGCCGAATAG
- the murG gene encoding undecaprenyldiphospho-muramoylpentapeptide beta-N-acetylglucosaminyltransferase, which translates to MTKGIIMLAAGGTGGHLFPAEALAHELKALGYSIHLVTDSRAERFAGKFPADEIHVVPSATIGSKNPLKVASSLWTLWSGIRVAGRLMKKVRPKVVVGFGGYPTIPPLLAAVRAGIPSMIHEQNAVMGRANKALANRVRAIAGGFLPETNGPYAAKTVTTGNPVRPAVLEAAKVPYQPSGEGEEFRLVVFGGSQGAQYFSKTVPTAISLLDDNLRRRLKITQQARAEDMPMVEGCVARLEMNADIAPFFTDMAERIARAHLVICRSGASTVSEIAVIGRPAVLVPYPYALDHDQAANAAALAATGGAKVIVQSELSAEKLSKILTGAMTNPEKLATMAANAKQAGKPDAARLLAAMVEAIASGSTIAQFKETRS; encoded by the coding sequence ATGACCAAAGGTATTATCATGCTCGCCGCCGGTGGTACCGGCGGCCATCTGTTTCCGGCGGAGGCGCTGGCGCACGAGTTGAAGGCGCTCGGCTATTCCATCCATCTGGTGACGGACAGCCGGGCGGAGCGCTTTGCCGGCAAGTTTCCGGCCGATGAAATCCATGTCGTGCCCTCAGCGACGATCGGCTCGAAGAACCCGCTGAAGGTGGCGTCGTCGCTGTGGACGCTCTGGTCCGGCATCCGCGTGGCCGGCCGTCTCATGAAAAAAGTGCGGCCGAAGGTCGTGGTTGGGTTCGGCGGTTATCCGACCATTCCGCCGTTGCTTGCGGCAGTGCGCGCCGGCATTCCCTCGATGATCCATGAACAGAACGCCGTTATGGGCCGCGCCAACAAGGCGCTGGCCAATCGCGTCCGGGCAATTGCCGGCGGGTTCCTGCCGGAAACCAACGGCCCCTATGCGGCGAAGACTGTGACGACGGGCAATCCGGTACGGCCGGCGGTTCTGGAGGCGGCAAAGGTGCCCTACCAGCCATCCGGCGAGGGTGAGGAGTTTCGCCTTGTCGTGTTCGGCGGGAGCCAGGGCGCGCAATATTTCTCCAAGACCGTGCCAACAGCGATCAGCCTTCTCGACGACAATTTGAGACGGCGCCTGAAGATCACGCAGCAGGCGCGCGCCGAAGACATGCCGATGGTCGAGGGCTGCGTCGCCAGGCTTGAGATGAATGCCGATATCGCGCCGTTCTTTACTGATATGGCCGAGCGGATCGCGAGAGCCCATCTGGTCATCTGCCGTTCCGGTGCCTCCACGGTTTCGGAAATCGCCGTGATCGGGCGGCCGGCGGTCCTGGTGCCTTATCCCTATGCGCTCGATCATGATCAGGCGGCCAATGCCGCAGCGCTGGCGGCAACCGGGGGCGCCAAGGTGATCGTCCAGTCGGAACTGTCTGCGGAGAAACTCAGCAAGATCCTCACGGGCGCGATGACCAACCCGGAGAAGCTCGCCACGATGGCGGCCAATGCCAAACAGGCGGGTAAACCGGATGCGGCCCGCTTGCTTGCCGCCATGGTTGAAGCTATTGCCAGCGGTTCGACGATTGCACAGTTCAAGGAAACACGCTCATGA
- the murC gene encoding UDP-N-acetylmuramate--L-alanine ligase encodes MKMPQTIGLVHFIGIGGIGMSGIAEVLHNLGHKVQGSDQADSANVQRLRDKGIEVFVGHKAENIGEAEVVVVSTAIKKSNPELIAAREKLLPVVRRAEMLAELMRFRNAIAIGGTHGKTTTTSMVATLLEAGGLDPTVINGGIINAYGTNARMGEGEWMVVEADESDGTFLKLPADVAVVTNIDPEHLDHYGNFDAVRAAFRQFVENVPFYGFGVMCLDHPEVQTMVSKIEDRKVITYGENPQADVRFSNIRMDGATSVFDVEIRRRRTGKVIQMKDLRLPMPGRHNVSNATAAIAVAQRLGISPEDIAKGLAAFAGVKRRFTFTGEWNNVRVYDDYGHHPVEIKAVLKAAREACQGRVIAVHQPHRFSRLHSLFEDFSACFNEADTILLAPVYSAGEDPIDGINSQELVSRIKAGGHRDARFIEGPEAIAPIVSAIAQPGDFVVLLGAGSITYWAAALPKELAGISGHSA; translated from the coding sequence ATGAAAATGCCGCAGACGATCGGCCTGGTTCATTTCATCGGTATCGGTGGTATCGGCATGAGCGGTATTGCCGAGGTGCTGCACAATCTCGGTCATAAGGTCCAGGGTTCCGACCAGGCCGATAGCGCCAACGTCCAGCGCCTGCGCGACAAGGGCATCGAGGTCTTTGTCGGCCACAAGGCGGAGAATATTGGCGAGGCCGAAGTGGTCGTGGTGTCGACTGCCATCAAGAAGAGCAATCCGGAACTGATCGCGGCGCGCGAAAAGCTGCTGCCGGTGGTCCGCCGCGCCGAAATGCTCGCCGAACTCATGCGCTTCCGCAATGCGATCGCCATTGGCGGCACGCACGGCAAGACGACGACGACCTCGATGGTTGCCACACTTCTGGAAGCCGGTGGTCTCGATCCGACCGTCATCAATGGCGGCATCATCAATGCCTATGGCACCAATGCCCGCATGGGTGAGGGCGAGTGGATGGTGGTGGAGGCCGACGAATCCGACGGCACCTTCCTGAAACTGCCGGCCGACGTCGCCGTCGTCACCAATATCGATCCTGAACATCTCGATCACTACGGCAATTTCGATGCCGTGCGCGCCGCGTTCCGCCAGTTTGTCGAAAATGTGCCGTTCTACGGTTTCGGTGTCATGTGCCTCGATCATCCGGAAGTCCAGACGATGGTCTCCAAGATCGAGGACCGCAAGGTCATCACTTACGGCGAAAACCCGCAGGCCGACGTGCGCTTTTCCAACATCCGCATGGATGGCGCTACCTCCGTGTTCGATGTGGAGATCCGCCGCCGCCGCACCGGCAAGGTAATCCAGATGAAGGACCTGCGCCTGCCGATGCCGGGCCGCCACAATGTGTCCAATGCGACCGCCGCAATCGCCGTTGCCCAGCGCCTGGGCATTTCGCCGGAGGATATCGCCAAGGGACTGGCCGCCTTTGCCGGCGTCAAGCGCCGCTTCACCTTTACCGGCGAATGGAACAATGTCCGCGTCTACGACGACTATGGACATCACCCCGTCGAGATCAAGGCCGTGCTGAAAGCGGCGCGCGAAGCCTGCCAGGGCCGCGTCATCGCGGTGCATCAGCCGCACCGGTTCTCACGCCTGCACAGCCTGTTTGAGGATTTTTCTGCCTGCTTCAACGAGGCCGATACGATCCTTTTGGCGCCGGTCTATTCGGCCGGCGAAGATCCGATCGACGGCATCAATTCGCAGGAACTCGTTTCCCGCATCAAGGCCGGCGGCCATCGCGACGCGCGGTTCATTGAAGGTCCGGAAGCAATCGCTCCGATTGTATCAGCCATTGCACAACCGGGTGACTTTGTGGTTCTCTTGGGGGCTGGCAGCATCACCTATTGGGCTGCCGCACTTCCAAAGGAACTCGCAGGCATTTCAGGACATTCCGCATGA
- the murB gene encoding UDP-N-acetylmuramate dehydrogenase, translated as MKQVNGEKLLASLGDSVKELRGRLTPDAPMDRVTWFRAGGLAELMFQPHDADDLVAFLKLLPEDVPVMVAGVGSNLLVRDGGIPGVVIRLSAKGFGDVELISETRVKAGAICPDKNLAAMTLDHGIGGFAFYYGIPGTIGGALRMNAGANGGETRERVVEVHAVDRRGNTHVLSNADMGYSYRHSSAPKDLIFTHAIFEGYLEDKAKIRSDMDAVRQHRETVQPIREKTGGSTFKNPDGHSAWKLIDEAGCRGMMIGGAQMSPMHCNFMINTGQASGYELEYLGETVRQRVFETSGISLEWEIKRIGTFMPGYEVKEFLGELTA; from the coding sequence ATGAAACAGGTAAATGGTGAAAAGCTACTGGCCTCGCTCGGGGACAGCGTCAAGGAGTTGCGCGGACGTCTGACGCCGGATGCGCCGATGGACCGGGTGACCTGGTTTCGTGCCGGTGGTCTGGCCGAGCTGATGTTCCAGCCGCATGACGCCGACGATCTCGTCGCCTTCCTGAAATTGCTGCCGGAAGACGTCCCCGTCATGGTCGCCGGTGTCGGCTCCAACCTCCTGGTGCGCGATGGCGGCATTCCGGGCGTTGTCATCCGGCTGTCTGCCAAGGGTTTTGGCGATGTCGAACTGATTTCTGAGACGCGTGTGAAAGCCGGAGCGATCTGCCCGGACAAGAATCTGGCGGCGATGACGCTCGATCACGGCATTGGCGGTTTCGCGTTTTACTACGGCATTCCCGGCACGATCGGCGGCGCGCTGCGCATGAACGCCGGTGCCAATGGCGGCGAGACGCGCGAGCGGGTCGTTGAGGTCCACGCGGTCGATCGCAGGGGCAATACGCATGTGCTGTCGAATGCGGACATGGGGTACAGCTATCGCCATTCCTCGGCGCCGAAGGACCTGATCTTCACCCATGCCATTTTCGAGGGCTATCTCGAAGACAAGGCCAAGATCCGCTCCGACATGGATGCGGTGCGCCAGCATCGCGAAACCGTGCAGCCGATCCGCGAAAAGACCGGCGGTTCGACCTTCAAGAACCCGGACGGCCATTCCGCCTGGAAGCTCATCGACGAGGCCGGTTGCCGCGGCATGATGATCGGCGGCGCGCAGATGTCGCCGATGCATTGCAATTTCATGATCAATACCGGCCAGGCGAGCGGCTACGAACTCGAATATCTCGGCGAGACCGTGCGCCAGCGCGTGTTCGAGACCTCGGGCATTTCGCTCGAATGGGAAATCAAGCGCATCGGCACGTTCATGCCGGGCTACGAGGTCAAGGAATTCCTGGGTGAACTGACGGCATGA
- a CDS encoding MFS transporter — MSDTVSTSPTAAPLNKGPLNSPARVLLASLVGTTIEFFDFYVYATAAVLVFPVLFFPNTDPTTALLASFATFSIAFFARPLGAVVFGHFGDRIGRKTTLVAALLTMGVSTVIIGLLPTYEQIGVIAPLLLALCRFGQGFGLGGEWGGAVLLATENAPEGKRSWYGMFPQLGAPVGLFLSSGAFWLLLHLMTQEQLLSWGWRIPFVASIVLIAVGLWVRLSITETPAFQKAIDKHERVEVPVMELFRHHKRSLFLGTFVALATFVLFYIGSAYLLSYNVKVLNIPFLDALEIQIVGSILFGIFIPIAGKLAERFGRREVLIATTVLIGIFSFFLNVLMTSGEGAIFVFAIIAMALMGMTYGLIGTALAAPFPTNVRYTGSSITFNLAGIFGASLAPYAATWLQVNYGMAYVGYYLGAAAVITLICILLSGKDEV; from the coding sequence ATGAGCGACACAGTTTCCACGTCGCCGACGGCAGCGCCGTTGAACAAGGGCCCGCTCAATTCGCCGGCCCGCGTTCTGCTTGCAAGCCTGGTCGGCACGACCATCGAATTCTTTGACTTCTACGTCTACGCCACCGCCGCGGTGCTGGTGTTCCCGGTGCTGTTCTTCCCGAACACCGATCCGACCACCGCACTTCTGGCCTCCTTTGCCACCTTCTCGATCGCCTTTTTCGCGCGCCCGCTCGGTGCCGTGGTGTTCGGCCATTTCGGCGACCGCATCGGCCGTAAGACCACGCTGGTCGCGGCTCTTTTGACCATGGGCGTCTCGACCGTCATCATCGGCCTGTTGCCAACCTATGAGCAGATCGGCGTCATCGCACCGCTGCTTCTGGCGCTGTGCCGGTTCGGCCAGGGTTTCGGTCTCGGCGGCGAATGGGGCGGCGCTGTCCTTCTGGCCACGGAAAATGCGCCGGAAGGCAAGCGCAGCTGGTACGGCATGTTCCCGCAGCTTGGCGCACCCGTCGGCCTTTTCCTGTCCTCGGGCGCCTTCTGGCTGCTTCTCCACCTGATGACCCAGGAGCAATTGCTCAGCTGGGGCTGGCGCATCCCCTTCGTTGCCTCGATCGTCCTCATTGCCGTCGGCCTTTGGGTGCGCCTGTCGATCACCGAAACACCGGCCTTCCAGAAGGCCATCGACAAGCATGAGCGCGTCGAGGTTCCGGTGATGGAACTGTTCCGCCATCACAAGCGCAGCCTCTTCCTCGGCACGTTCGTGGCGCTGGCAACCTTCGTGCTGTTCTATATCGGCTCGGCCTATCTTTTGTCCTACAACGTCAAGGTCCTGAACATCCCGTTCCTCGATGCGCTGGAAATCCAGATCGTCGGCTCGATCCTGTTCGGCATCTTCATCCCGATCGCCGGCAAGCTGGCCGAACGCTTCGGCCGCCGCGAGGTGCTGATTGCAACGACCGTCCTGATCGGCATCTTCTCGTTCTTCCTGAACGTCCTGATGACATCGGGCGAAGGTGCAATCTTCGTCTTTGCAATCATTGCCATGGCGCTGATGGGCATGACCTACGGCCTGATCGGCACGGCGCTCGCCGCCCCCTTCCCGACCAATGTGCGCTACACCGGCTCGTCGATCACCTTCAACCTCGCCGGCATTTTCGGAGCCTCGCTTGCGCCTTATGCAGCGACCTGGCTGCAGGTGAACTACGGCATGGCCTATGTCGGCTACTATCTCGGCGCCGCCGCCGTCATCACGCTGATCTGCATCCTGCTCTCGGGCAAGGACGAAGTCTAA
- the aqpZ gene encoding aquaporin Z, which translates to MFKKLSAEFLGTFWLVFGGCGSAVLAAAFPDVGIGLLGVSFAFGLTVLTMAYAVGGISGGHFNPAVSVGLTVAGKFPAGSLPGYIIAQVLGGIAAAAALYLVASGKADFQLGGFAANGYGEHSPGGYSLTSALVIEVLLTGFFIFVILGATHGRVPVGFAPIAIGLTLTLIHLISIPVTNTSVNPARSTGQALFVGGWALQQLWLFWLAPIAGAAIGAIVWKVVGEDD; encoded by the coding sequence ATGTTCAAGAAGCTTTCTGCGGAATTTTTGGGAACGTTCTGGCTGGTGTTCGGCGGTTGCGGCAGCGCGGTGCTGGCGGCAGCTTTTCCGGACGTTGGTATCGGCCTTCTCGGGGTCTCGTTTGCCTTTGGCCTGACGGTGCTGACCATGGCCTATGCCGTCGGCGGCATTTCGGGCGGCCATTTCAATCCGGCGGTGTCGGTGGGATTGACGGTTGCCGGCAAGTTTCCGGCCGGCTCGCTGCCGGGTTATATCATTGCGCAGGTGTTGGGCGGCATCGCTGCGGCGGCAGCCCTCTATCTGGTTGCAAGCGGCAAGGCTGATTTCCAGCTCGGCGGTTTTGCCGCCAATGGTTACGGCGAGCATTCGCCGGGCGGCTATTCGCTGACATCGGCTCTGGTCATCGAAGTGCTTCTGACCGGCTTCTTCATCTTCGTCATTCTGGGCGCCACCCATGGCCGCGTGCCCGTCGGTTTTGCGCCGATCGCCATCGGTCTCACCCTGACGCTCATTCACCTGATCTCGATCCCGGTCACCAATACGTCGGTCAATCCGGCCCGCTCCACCGGCCAGGCGCTGTTTGTTGGCGGTTGGGCGCTGCAGCAGTTGTGGCTGTTCTGGCTTGCCCCGATCGCCGGTGCCGCCATTGGCGCGATCGTCTGGAAAGTGGTCGGCGAAGACGACTAG
- a CDS encoding D-alanine--D-alanine ligase, translating to MMSKHVAVLMGGFSSERPVSLSSGTACADALEAEGYRVTRIDVDRDVASVLSALRPDVAFNALHGPFGEDGTIQGILEYLQIPYTHSGVLASALAMDKAQAKLVASAAGIPVAEARVMDRHDFGSDHPMKPPYVVKPVREGSSFGVVMVKEDQSHPPQIVTSSEWRYGDRVMVERYVYGREFTCGVMGDTALGVTEVIPQGHAFYDYDSKYVKGGSKHVIPADILPNIYQKIQTLSVMAHQAIGCRGVSRSDFRFDDRFSAEGELIWLEVNTQPGMTPTSLVPEMAVHAGHTFGEFLKWIVEDASCLR from the coding sequence TTGATGAGCAAGCATGTGGCTGTCCTTATGGGCGGATTTTCTTCGGAGCGGCCGGTCAGCCTGTCTTCGGGGACTGCGTGCGCCGATGCGCTGGAGGCCGAAGGCTACCGCGTCACCCGAATCGATGTTGATCGTGATGTTGCATCCGTTCTTTCGGCCCTGCGCCCGGATGTCGCCTTCAATGCCCTGCATGGCCCTTTCGGCGAGGATGGCACGATCCAGGGCATCCTCGAGTATCTGCAAATTCCCTATACCCATTCCGGCGTGCTTGCCTCGGCGCTCGCCATGGACAAGGCGCAGGCCAAGCTTGTCGCCAGTGCCGCCGGCATTCCGGTGGCCGAGGCGCGCGTCATGGACCGCCATGATTTCGGCTCCGATCATCCGATGAAGCCGCCATATGTGGTCAAGCCGGTTCGTGAGGGCTCCAGCTTCGGCGTCGTGATGGTCAAGGAAGACCAGTCGCATCCGCCGCAGATCGTAACCTCCAGCGAGTGGCGCTATGGCGACAGGGTGATGGTGGAACGCTACGTCTATGGCCGCGAGTTCACCTGCGGCGTGATGGGCGACACGGCGCTGGGCGTCACGGAAGTGATACCCCAGGGACACGCCTTTTACGATTACGATTCAAAGTATGTGAAAGGCGGTTCAAAACACGTCATCCCGGCGGATATTTTACCGAATATTTACCAAAAAATACAAACACTCTCAGTCATGGCGCATCAGGCGATTGGATGCCGCGGCGTAAGCCGCTCCGACTTCCGCTTCGACGACCGTTTCTCTGCAGAAGGAGAGCTCATCTGGCTGGAGGTCAATACTCAGCCAGGCATGACTCCTACCTCTCTGGTTCCTGAAATGGCTGTTCATGCTGGCCATACGTTTGGTGAATTCCTCAAGTGGATCGTGGAGGACGCGTCGTGTTTGCGTTGA
- a CDS encoding cell division protein FtsQ/DivIB: MFALKGRKAGRGRAPLEAADLDGQRVLPRPLRRVVRFLVSLGTGRIHFVPHTGTASALAFFAATGFYGMSLGGHSQDFAQTTTSAVGFAIEDVKVSGNDQTSEIDILQQLGLDGATSLVALDIGMARKLISEMPWVEDVAVRKVYPGTIEVNLKERKAFGIWQHGSDLSLIEASGSVIAPLRDNKFSELPLFVGRDAETTAAGFYARFEQWPEISKRVKAYVRVAGRRWDLILDNGINIKLPEHDLDRAMQVLSTMEEGQQLLERDIAAVDLRLEDRTTIQLTPEAAARRQTVLEARTKMLKKQEKEGRT; encoded by the coding sequence GTGTTTGCGTTGAAGGGCAGGAAAGCAGGTCGAGGACGGGCTCCGCTGGAAGCGGCTGATCTTGATGGTCAGCGCGTTTTGCCGCGGCCGCTGCGCCGCGTCGTGCGTTTCCTCGTCAGCCTCGGAACGGGCCGCATTCACTTCGTGCCCCATACCGGCACGGCGTCCGCGCTGGCATTTTTTGCAGCGACCGGTTTCTATGGCATGTCGCTCGGCGGCCATAGCCAGGATTTTGCCCAGACCACCACGTCGGCCGTCGGATTTGCGATCGAGGACGTCAAGGTGTCCGGCAATGACCAGACCTCGGAAATCGACATCCTGCAGCAGCTGGGCCTTGACGGCGCGACCTCGCTGGTTGCGCTTGATATCGGCATGGCGCGCAAGCTGATCAGCGAAATGCCCTGGGTCGAGGACGTTGCCGTGCGCAAGGTCTATCCGGGCACGATCGAGGTCAATCTCAAGGAGCGCAAGGCATTCGGCATCTGGCAGCACGGTTCCGACCTGTCGCTGATCGAAGCCAGCGGCAGCGTGATTGCGCCGCTGCGCGACAATAAATTCTCCGAGCTGCCGCTGTTTGTCGGCCGCGATGCCGAGACTACGGCTGCCGGTTTCTATGCCCGCTTCGAGCAGTGGCCGGAAATCAGCAAGCGGGTCAAAGCCTATGTCCGCGTTGCCGGCCGCCGCTGGGACCTGATCCTCGACAACGGCATCAACATCAAGCTGCCCGAGCACGATCTCGACCGTGCCATGCAGGTGCTGTCGACGATGGAAGAGGGCCAGCAATTGCTCGAGCGCGATATTGCCGCGGTCGATCTGAGGCTGGAGGACCGCACCACGATCCAGTTGACCCCCGAAGCCGCGGCCCGCCGCCAGACCGTTCTGGAAGCCCGCACGAAGATGTTGAAGAAGCAGGAAAAGGAAGGCCGTACATGA
- the ftsA gene encoding cell division protein FtsA gives MSIFGSSNFGLPRLKPLSSKRSHVVSVLDIGSTKVVCMIGRLTPKAESAILPGRTHSIEIIGIGHHKSRGMKNGVIADLDAAESVVRLAVDAAERMAGLTIDSLIVNISAGRLQSDIYTASIDLGGQEVDAADLKKVLAAAGQQSLRQDRVILHSLPTGFSLDGERGIRDPLAMFGDALGVDMHVLTAERAALKNLELCINRAHLSVEGIVATPYASGLAALVDDEVELGCAAIDMGGGTTTISVFAEGKLVHADAISLGGHHVTTDLARGLSTRIEDAERLKVVHGSALPNSADERDIVSVPPIGEDDRDQPTHVPRALVSRIVRARIEETLELIRDRIQRSGFSPIVGKRVVLTGGAAQLTGLPESARRILARNVRIGRPLGVSGLPAAAKGPAFSTAVGLMIYPQVADMETHAAQGGLLSSLAGNNSRIARMGQWLKESF, from the coding sequence ATGAGCATCTTCGGCTCCTCTAATTTTGGGCTGCCGCGTCTGAAGCCGCTTTCTTCGAAGCGGTCGCATGTCGTTTCCGTGCTCGATATCGGTTCTACCAAGGTTGTCTGCATGATCGGCCGGCTGACGCCGAAAGCCGAAAGCGCCATCCTGCCGGGCCGTACCCATTCGATCGAGATCATCGGCATCGGCCATCACAAGTCGCGCGGCATGAAGAACGGCGTGATCGCCGATCTCGATGCGGCCGAAAGTGTCGTCCGTCTCGCCGTCGATGCCGCCGAGCGTATGGCTGGGCTTACCATCGACAGCCTGATCGTCAATATTTCCGCCGGCCGTCTGCAGAGCGATATCTATACGGCCTCGATCGATCTGGGTGGCCAGGAAGTCGATGCCGCCGATCTGAAGAAGGTTCTGGCGGCTGCCGGTCAGCAGTCGCTGCGCCAGGACCGTGTCATCCTGCATTCGCTGCCAACGGGGTTTTCGCTCGACGGCGAGCGCGGCATCCGCGATCCGCTGGCGATGTTCGGCGATGCGCTTGGCGTTGATATGCATGTGCTGACGGCGGAACGCGCTGCCCTGAAGAACCTCGAACTGTGCATCAACCGCGCTCATCTGTCGGTCGAAGGCATCGTGGCGACACCGTATGCAAGCGGTCTTGCAGCGCTGGTCGATGACGAAGTCGAACTCGGTTGCGCCGCCATCGACATGGGCGGTGGCACCACGACGATCTCGGTCTTTGCCGAGGGCAAGCTGGTTCATGCCGACGCGATCAGCCTCGGCGGCCATCATGTCACCACGGATCTGGCGCGTGGTCTTTCGACCCGCATCGAGGATGCGGAGCGCCTGAAGGTCGTTCACGGCTCGGCACTGCCCAACAGCGCCGACGAGCGCGATATTGTGTCCGTTCCGCCGATCGGCGAGGACGACCGCGATCAGCCGACGCATGTGCCGCGCGCGCTTGTTTCGCGCATCGTGCGGGCCCGCATCGAGGAAACACTGGAATTGATCCGCGACCGCATCCAGCGGTCCGGCTTCTCGCCGATCGTCGGCAAGCGCGTCGTTCTGACGGGTGGGGCGGCCCAGCTGACCGGCCTGCCGGAATCGGCACGCCGGATTCTGGCCCGCAACGTGCGCATCGGCCGTCCGCTCGGCGTCTCCGGACTGCCGGCGGCAGCGAAGGGCCCGGCCTTTTCGACGGCTGTCGGCCTGATGATCTATCCGCAGGTCGCGGACATGGAAACACATGCGGCGCAGGGCGGTCTGCTCTCGTCGCTTGCAGGAAACAACAGCCGTATCGCCCGCATGGGTCAATGGCTGAAGGAAAGCTTTTGA